Proteins encoded by one window of Xylella fastidiosa:
- a CDS encoding crotonase/enoyl-CoA hydratase family protein, whose translation MSAVHPIPHPICESSIRIIEETHRNVYWIYMHAHLARTTGAAYFSLKLIDDIMNYQSVLRQRLKEQTVQLPFVVLASDSNVFNLGGDLQLFCDLIRRKEREALLDYACRCVRGAYAFHAGLNANVHSIALLQGNALGGGFEAALCCHTIVAEEGVMMGFPEVLFDLFPGMGAYSFMRQRISPKLAERLILEGNLYSSEELLAIGLIDKVVPRGKGIEAVEQIIRDSKRRQYTWAAMQEVKKIAHEVSLEEMIRITELWVDSALKLSNKSLRTMERLIRAQQTHKNTALKN comes from the coding sequence ATGTCCGCTGTACATCCCATTCCTCACCCCATATGCGAATCATCCATTCGCATCATCGAAGAAACCCATCGCAATGTGTACTGGATCTATATGCATGCTCATCTCGCCAGAACCACGGGAGCCGCCTATTTTTCCTTAAAACTGATTGATGACATCATGAATTATCAATCCGTACTTAGACAACGTTTAAAGGAACAAACGGTTCAATTACCATTCGTTGTTCTCGCCTCGGACAGCAATGTATTTAATTTAGGCGGGGATCTGCAGCTTTTTTGTGACCTGATACGCCGTAAGGAGCGTGAAGCATTATTGGACTATGCCTGCCGCTGTGTGCGTGGAGCCTATGCGTTCCATGCTGGGCTCAATGCTAATGTGCATAGCATCGCGCTGCTCCAAGGCAATGCGCTTGGAGGAGGCTTCGAAGCTGCGCTCTGTTGCCATACCATCGTAGCTGAAGAAGGTGTGATGATGGGTTTTCCTGAAGTATTGTTCGATCTTTTCCCAGGCATGGGAGCCTACTCTTTCATGCGTCAACGCATCTCTCCTAAACTGGCCGAACGCCTCATCCTTGAGGGCAATCTCTACAGTTCCGAAGAATTATTGGCGATTGGGCTGATCGACAAAGTAGTACCGCGCGGCAAGGGGATAGAAGCAGTCGAGCAAATCATCCGTGACAGCAAACGCCGTCAATATACTTGGGCAGCCATGCAGGAGGTGAAAAAAATCGCACACGAAGTCTCTTTAGAAGAAATGATACGCATCACCGAACTCTGGGTAGACAGTGCATTGAAACTAAGTAACAAATCACTCCGAACTATGGAGCGCCTGATCCGCGCCCAGCAGACTCACAAAAACACAGCACTAAAAAACTGA
- a CDS encoding bifunctional aspartate kinase/diaminopimelate decarboxylase, whose translation MSASPTAERWIVLKFGGTSVSRRHRWDTIAMVVRKRLEEHGTRVLIVVSALSGVTNELTAIAQGVVDSAKRVTALEQRHRDFLVELGLDAQAVLGTRFAMLSDLLQDARAVTRSLDWQAELLGQGELLSSTLGAAYLGASGIDIGWMDARDWLTALPPQPNQSEWSQRLSVSCQWKSDVEWRTRFDAQRAQVLITQGFISRHQDGGTAILGRGGSDTSAAYFGALLGAACVEIWTDVPGMFSANPKEVPDARLLTRLDYYEAQEIATTGAKVLHPRSIKPCRDTGVPMLILDTERPDVLGTRIDAEVEPVLGVKAISRRDGIVLVSMEGIGMWQQVGFLADVFTLFKKHGLSVDLIGSAETNVTVSLDPSENLVNTDVLTALSTDLSQICKVKIIVPCAAITLVGRGMRSLLHKLSEVWATFGKERVHMISQSSNDLNLTFVIDETDADGLLAVLHFKLIESGAMPVQDRAVFGSPWREIIGHVRTRVMPWWHSARMRLLAMRDEEGIGPCYVYHLPTVRERARQLNAVAAVDQCYYAIKANPHPAILRTLIEEGFGLECVSLGELRHVFEVVPHLVPSRVLFTPSFASRVEYEQAFLLGVNVTLDNVEALRLWPEVFRERTLWLRIDLGYGDGHHEKVTTGGKTSKFGLSVTRIDEFIDVAKTLNITVTGLHAHLGSGVESGNHWSRMYDELAGFASRIGSVSTLDIGGGLPIPYRPDDEPFDVGAWGASLAEVKALHPKFQLVIEPGRFLVAEAGVLLTRVTQVIEKDDILRVGLEAGMHTLIRPALYDAWHGVENLTRLDETPHVLCDVVGPICESSDVFGRRRHLPAATASGDLMLIADAGAYGFSMASTYNLRGLPAEVVLDA comes from the coding sequence ATGTCCGCTTCCCCTACAGCCGAGCGCTGGATCGTTCTAAAATTTGGTGGTACTTCCGTATCGCGTCGTCATCGCTGGGACACCATTGCGATGGTGGTGAGGAAGCGCCTTGAAGAGCATGGAACACGTGTACTGATCGTGGTTTCGGCGCTGTCTGGCGTGACCAATGAACTGACGGCGATTGCTCAAGGTGTTGTGGACAGTGCCAAGCGCGTCACTGCATTGGAGCAGCGTCATCGCGATTTTTTGGTTGAGCTTGGGTTAGATGCGCAAGCTGTGCTCGGCACGCGTTTCGCCATGTTGTCGGATCTTCTGCAAGATGCGCGTGCGGTGACGCGGTCACTGGACTGGCAGGCTGAGTTGTTAGGGCAAGGTGAACTGTTGTCTTCCACACTCGGTGCGGCCTACCTGGGTGCTTCGGGTATTGATATCGGTTGGATGGATGCACGTGACTGGCTGACCGCTTTACCACCACAGCCCAACCAGAGTGAATGGTCGCAACGTCTTTCTGTCTCCTGTCAATGGAAGTCTGATGTGGAGTGGCGTACACGTTTCGATGCCCAACGTGCTCAGGTATTGATCACTCAAGGGTTTATCTCACGTCATCAAGATGGTGGTACCGCCATCCTGGGACGTGGTGGTTCGGACACGTCAGCAGCATATTTTGGTGCGCTACTTGGTGCGGCGTGTGTTGAGATCTGGACTGATGTACCAGGGATGTTCAGTGCGAACCCGAAGGAGGTCCCTGATGCGCGTTTGCTGACGCGCCTGGATTACTACGAGGCACAGGAGATCGCCACAACTGGCGCGAAGGTGTTGCATCCGCGTTCGATCAAACCATGCCGTGATACTGGCGTGCCGATGCTGATTCTAGATACTGAGCGGCCCGATGTGTTGGGGACCCGTATTGATGCTGAAGTTGAGCCGGTGCTTGGAGTCAAGGCGATTAGCCGTCGTGATGGCATTGTATTAGTGTCGATGGAAGGGATCGGCATGTGGCAGCAGGTGGGTTTTCTTGCTGACGTATTTACATTGTTCAAGAAACACGGATTGTCGGTGGACCTCATCGGATCGGCAGAAACCAATGTTACTGTGTCCTTGGACCCCTCCGAGAACCTGGTTAACACCGACGTACTGACTGCATTGTCAACCGATTTATCACAGATCTGCAAAGTCAAAATTATTGTGCCTTGCGCTGCGATCACTTTGGTCGGGCGTGGTATGCGTTCCCTGCTGCATAAACTCTCTGAGGTATGGGCTACGTTCGGTAAAGAACGTGTCCACATGATCTCGCAGTCTTCCAATGATCTTAATCTCACCTTTGTGATTGATGAGACTGATGCGGACGGATTATTGGCGGTGCTGCATTTCAAATTGATCGAAAGTGGTGCAATGCCTGTCCAAGATCGTGCCGTGTTTGGTTCGCCTTGGCGCGAGATCATCGGGCACGTACGTACGCGGGTCATGCCTTGGTGGCACAGTGCCCGCATGCGTTTACTGGCCATGAGAGATGAAGAGGGCATTGGTCCTTGCTACGTCTACCATTTGCCGACAGTGCGCGAACGTGCGCGGCAATTGAATGCAGTAGCTGCCGTGGATCAGTGCTACTACGCCATCAAGGCCAACCCGCATCCGGCCATTCTCCGTACCCTGATTGAAGAAGGCTTTGGACTAGAGTGCGTGTCATTGGGTGAATTGCGTCACGTGTTTGAAGTGGTGCCACACTTGGTTCCGTCGCGTGTGTTATTCACTCCAAGTTTCGCCTCACGTGTGGAGTACGAGCAGGCATTCTTACTAGGTGTCAATGTGACCTTGGACAATGTCGAGGCCTTGCGCTTATGGCCGGAGGTATTCCGTGAACGGACGTTATGGTTACGTATCGATTTGGGTTACGGCGATGGACATCACGAGAAGGTCACCACCGGTGGTAAGACATCTAAATTTGGCCTTTCGGTCACGCGGATTGATGAATTTATCGATGTTGCCAAGACACTGAACATAACCGTGACCGGCCTGCATGCCCATCTTGGCAGTGGCGTGGAGAGCGGCAACCATTGGTCTCGCATGTACGATGAGTTGGCTGGTTTTGCCTCCCGCATCGGGAGTGTGTCTACCCTGGATATCGGCGGCGGCTTACCGATCCCGTACCGGCCTGATGATGAACCATTTGACGTGGGGGCGTGGGGAGCAAGTTTGGCTGAAGTCAAAGCCTTGCATCCCAAATTTCAATTGGTGATTGAGCCGGGCCGCTTCCTTGTAGCCGAAGCGGGCGTGCTCTTGACCAGGGTCACCCAAGTGATTGAAAAAGATGACATCCTTCGGGTTGGCCTGGAGGCTGGCATGCATACCCTGATTCGTCCGGCCCTTTACGATGCCTGGCACGGCGTGGAGAACCTCACCCGCTTGGATGAGACACCCCATGTACTGTGCGATGTCGTGGGTCCTATTTGCGAGTCATCCGACGTGTTTGGCCGTCGCCGTCACCTTCCAGCCGCCACCGCCTCCGGTGATTTAATGTTGATTGCAGATGCTGGCGCCTATGGTTTCTCGATGGCCAGCACTTACAATCTGCGCGGCCTGCCGGCCGAGGTCGTGCTTGATGCCTGA
- the murL gene encoding UDP-N-acetyl-alpha-D-muramoyl-L-alanyl-L-glutamate epimerase, with translation MTSTFDTSQISAFRFVRCTLDAQTGVVSLVYAFDQGPEFVEKIMVPGAPFALEGQRAEAVRQALRLLHLIAGVSYYKAIVPSTVTMDDDSIDAETAALVEEVYLYGLSEFAYRNGLNLHGRFQLPVQATGAMAPAPQLGLREHALVAIGGGKDSLVSIEALRVAGMQQTVVWIGASQLIRACAERSELQMLNVGRTLAPELFALNRKGAWNGHIPVTAINSAILVLVALLHGVDQVVFSNERSASYGSVIPGTGEVNHQWSKSWAFEQHFSDYVQRRVAADLRYYSLLRPLSELAVARQFAHCARYDAYFSSCNRNFHILGERPAHRWCGQCPKCHFVFLALAPFMPKTRLVGIFGRNLLDDASQASGFDALLEWQDYKPFECVGEARESRTALAVLATRAEWKEDALVMRFMREIQPHLDPAQLQLDPLLTLSDEHRIPASLWESMSAHFRT, from the coding sequence ATGACGTCCACTTTTGATACATCCCAGATCTCTGCATTTCGCTTTGTGCGCTGCACATTGGATGCACAGACCGGCGTTGTTTCTTTGGTGTATGCCTTTGACCAGGGACCGGAATTTGTGGAAAAAATCATGGTTCCGGGCGCTCCGTTTGCCTTGGAGGGGCAGCGCGCCGAGGCCGTACGCCAGGCATTGCGCCTGCTGCACCTGATTGCTGGTGTGAGTTATTACAAAGCAATCGTTCCGTCCACAGTGACGATGGATGATGATTCCATAGATGCTGAGACTGCTGCCCTTGTGGAGGAGGTGTACTTGTATGGACTGAGCGAATTCGCATATCGCAATGGATTGAACCTGCATGGTCGCTTCCAATTGCCGGTGCAAGCCACCGGGGCAATGGCCCCTGCACCGCAGCTCGGTTTGCGTGAACACGCTCTGGTAGCGATTGGTGGCGGTAAGGATTCCTTGGTCAGTATTGAGGCATTGCGTGTCGCCGGTATGCAGCAAACGGTGGTGTGGATCGGTGCTTCGCAATTGATCCGTGCCTGCGCTGAGCGCTCAGAACTTCAGATGCTCAACGTTGGACGTACCTTAGCGCCAGAATTATTCGCGTTAAACCGCAAAGGTGCCTGGAACGGACATATCCCGGTGACCGCCATCAACTCGGCAATCTTGGTATTAGTTGCCTTACTACATGGTGTCGATCAAGTTGTATTTTCCAACGAGCGTTCCGCCAGCTATGGCAGTGTTATCCCCGGCACCGGCGAAGTGAACCATCAATGGTCCAAGAGCTGGGCATTCGAGCAGCATTTCAGTGACTATGTACAGCGCCGTGTTGCTGCTGACCTGCGTTACTACTCCTTATTGCGTCCTCTCTCGGAATTGGCAGTAGCGCGGCAGTTTGCACACTGTGCCCGCTACGATGCCTATTTCTCGAGTTGCAATCGTAATTTCCACATCTTGGGTGAACGTCCCGCGCATCGTTGGTGCGGACAGTGTCCCAAGTGCCATTTTGTGTTCTTGGCGTTGGCACCGTTCATGCCCAAGACCCGCCTCGTAGGGATCTTTGGCCGTAACTTGTTGGATGATGCTAGCCAAGCCAGCGGTTTTGATGCCTTGCTGGAATGGCAGGATTACAAGCCTTTCGAGTGTGTCGGCGAAGCACGCGAGTCTCGTACCGCGCTGGCCGTGCTGGCGACACGTGCGGAATGGAAGGAAGATGCTTTGGTGATGCGCTTCATGCGTGAAATCCAGCCGCATCTGGATCCTGCACAGTTACAGTTAGACCCCTTGCTGACGTTGTCCGATGAGCATCGCATCCCAGCATCCCTATGGGAGTCCATGAGTGCGCATTTCCGCACTTGA
- the murD gene encoding UDP-N-acetylmuramoyl-L-alanine--D-glutamate ligase: MRISALEGCRVALWGWGRESRAAYRAFRAAFPKQPLTLFCTIAEATEVQALADPVLSIETEVSVPRLAAFDVVIKSPGISPYSPLAVAATAAGAHFIGGTQLWFAAHADTDGVVPGAVCVTGTKGKSTTTALLAHLLRAAGHCTALAGNIGLPLLELLTPQPAPEYWAIELSSYQTADVAGSGARPALALVLNVFPEHLDWHGGEQRYINDKLSLVTVARPPIALLNAADPRLASLVLPQSDLRWFNQRDGWHVRGQVVYRGEQAVLDTALIPLPGAHNGSNVCAVLATLEALGLNAVALAPAACNFRPLPNRLQFLGERDGILWVNDSISTTPHATLAALDCFLGRRRVAVLVGGYDRGVNWECFAARITRKVPLDIVTMGANGPHIQALLAPLAAGRFGLHAAVDLPHAVALARTALGAQGGVLLLSPGAPSFGAYQDYVERGRHFAILAGFDPEVISSISGLGIA; encoded by the coding sequence GTGCGCATTTCCGCACTTGAAGGCTGCCGTGTCGCGTTGTGGGGCTGGGGGCGCGAAAGTCGTGCCGCTTACCGTGCATTTCGTGCCGCGTTTCCGAAACAACCATTAACGTTGTTCTGCACGATTGCCGAAGCGACTGAGGTGCAGGCGCTGGCTGATCCGGTACTGTCCATTGAAACCGAAGTGAGTGTTCCACGGCTTGCCGCCTTCGATGTGGTGATTAAATCGCCAGGCATCAGTCCTTACTCTCCGCTGGCTGTTGCTGCTACCGCCGCGGGAGCGCATTTCATTGGTGGCACCCAATTGTGGTTTGCAGCGCACGCCGATACGGATGGCGTGGTTCCTGGTGCCGTGTGCGTCACTGGGACTAAAGGCAAAAGCACGACAACGGCACTGCTGGCGCACCTGTTGCGCGCTGCGGGGCATTGCACGGCATTGGCTGGCAACATTGGCCTGCCGTTACTGGAGTTGCTAACACCGCAGCCGGCACCCGAGTATTGGGCCATCGAATTGTCCAGTTATCAGACCGCAGATGTGGCAGGCAGTGGGGCGCGTCCCGCGCTGGCGTTGGTGTTGAATGTGTTTCCCGAGCACTTGGATTGGCATGGCGGCGAGCAGCGCTATATCAATGACAAGCTCAGCCTGGTGACTGTGGCGCGTCCCCCCATCGCCTTGCTCAATGCCGCCGATCCGCGGTTGGCGTCGCTGGTATTGCCACAGAGTGATCTGCGTTGGTTCAACCAGCGTGATGGCTGGCACGTGCGCGGTCAGGTGGTGTACCGGGGTGAGCAGGCCGTGCTGGATACTGCATTAATTCCGTTGCCTGGAGCGCACAATGGCAGCAATGTCTGTGCAGTGTTGGCCACACTCGAAGCGCTGGGGCTGAATGCGGTGGCCTTGGCACCTGCCGCCTGCAATTTCCGTCCGCTACCCAACCGGCTGCAATTTTTGGGGGAGCGCGATGGCATTCTCTGGGTCAATGATTCGATCAGCACGACGCCGCATGCCACCTTGGCGGCGCTGGATTGCTTCCTCGGGCGTCGCCGCGTCGCCGTATTGGTGGGTGGGTATGATCGGGGAGTGAATTGGGAATGTTTTGCTGCCCGGATAACACGGAAAGTACCACTGGACATTGTCACGATGGGAGCCAACGGGCCACATATCCAGGCACTGCTGGCGCCATTGGCAGCAGGTCGATTTGGATTACATGCGGCGGTGGATCTTCCGCATGCGGTGGCGTTGGCACGCACGGCGTTGGGTGCGCAGGGGGGGGTGTTATTACTTTCTCCTGGAGCACCGAGTTTTGGTGCTTATCAGGACTACGTGGAGCGAGGTCGCCACTTTGCTATTTTGGCGGGGTTCGATCCGGAGGTGATCAGCAGCATTTCTGGTCTTGGCATTGCTTGA
- a CDS encoding Nudix family hydrolase, producing MTDSLRSIHVVAAVIADVRGRLLLSRRTENSDMPGLWEFPGGKRESGETSEQALARELYEELGISADVGEWLMEVPQLYPGKRLRLEVRRVRAWKGGLRGREGQALTWVEPDKLLRYSMPPADQPVVGMLRQPDRYLVTPEPGEQDAEWLDAVEHAYRLGIERIQLRMRQHDPVRWSGLVRQAVQRRGRAHVEVLLNRDIALAEALGIGVHLGAEQLAVLDARPLPVGLPVGASCHCLADLCHAQRIGCDFAVLGPVLPTESHPGAVTLGWERFEQLREQVALPIYAIGGMCADQVKEARRHGAQGIAAMRGLWPGGAKQ from the coding sequence ATGACTGATTCTTTGCGATCTATTCATGTTGTGGCAGCTGTGATTGCTGATGTGCGAGGACGCTTGCTGCTGAGTAGGCGTACCGAGAACAGCGATATGCCTGGCTTGTGGGAATTTCCAGGGGGAAAGCGTGAGTCTGGTGAGACATCCGAGCAGGCGTTGGCCCGCGAGTTGTATGAGGAACTTGGGATCAGCGCTGACGTTGGCGAGTGGTTGATGGAGGTGCCGCAGTTGTATCCGGGTAAACGTCTGCGTCTGGAGGTGAGGCGGGTGCGTGCTTGGAAGGGGGGGCTGCGGGGACGTGAGGGACAGGCGTTGACGTGGGTCGAACCCGATAAATTGTTGCGTTATTCGATGCCGCCGGCTGATCAGCCGGTCGTGGGGATGTTGCGTCAACCAGACCGTTATTTGGTGACACCTGAGCCTGGGGAGCAGGATGCTGAGTGGTTGGATGCAGTGGAGCATGCGTATCGGCTTGGCATTGAGCGGATCCAGCTGCGCATGCGTCAACACGATCCGGTGCGTTGGTCGGGGTTGGTGCGCCAAGCAGTGCAACGTCGTGGCCGTGCCCATGTGGAAGTGTTGCTGAATCGCGATATTGCTTTGGCCGAGGCCTTGGGTATCGGGGTGCATTTGGGGGCTGAACAGTTGGCTGTGTTGGATGCGCGTCCGTTGCCGGTTGGGTTGCCGGTCGGTGCGTCGTGTCATTGCCTGGCCGATTTGTGCCATGCCCAGCGCATTGGGTGTGATTTTGCGGTGCTCGGCCCGGTGTTACCGACGGAGAGTCATCCTGGTGCAGTGACATTGGGGTGGGAGAGGTTTGAGCAGTTGCGCGAGCAGGTTGCATTGCCAATCTATGCGATCGGTGGGATGTGCGCTGATCAGGTCAAGGAAGCACGGCGTCATGGTGCGCAAGGGATTGCTGCCATGCGTGGTTTGTGGCCGGGGGGAGCGAAGCAATAA
- the metF gene encoding methylenetetrahydrofolate reductase [NAD(P)H], protein MIPISFEFYPPKNDDQRAQLDRTANRLRAFAPEYVSCTFGAGGSTLSYTSETVRHLSQHHGFDAAPHLSCVGGSRQEIRELLKLYRAIGCQRIVALRGDLPSGMGHPGDLRYAADLITFIRAEHGDHFHLEIGAYPETHPQASNTLNDLHYFKAKVDAGADAAITQYFYNPDAYFHFVDAVQRLGVTIPIVAGVMPISNFDQLRHFSEQCGAEIPRWITKKMQAYGDDTKSIRAFGADVVTALCERLIAGGAPGLHFYTLNLAKPSTQVLQRLGY, encoded by the coding sequence ATGATTCCAATCAGCTTCGAGTTTTATCCACCCAAAAACGACGATCAACGCGCACAGTTGGACAGGACAGCAAACCGGCTACGCGCATTCGCACCAGAATATGTCTCCTGCACCTTCGGCGCCGGTGGCTCCACACTCAGTTACACCTCAGAAACAGTGCGCCATCTCAGCCAACACCACGGCTTTGACGCCGCACCGCATCTGTCCTGTGTGGGCGGCAGTCGCCAAGAAATCCGCGAACTTCTCAAACTGTACCGCGCGATTGGCTGCCAACGCATCGTGGCGCTACGCGGCGATCTCCCCTCGGGCATGGGCCACCCCGGCGACCTCCGCTACGCAGCTGACCTGATTACCTTCATCCGTGCCGAGCATGGCGATCACTTCCACCTAGAGATCGGCGCATACCCGGAAACCCACCCACAAGCCAGCAACACACTGAACGACCTTCACTATTTCAAAGCCAAAGTCGATGCAGGCGCCGATGCGGCAATCACTCAATACTTTTACAACCCAGACGCCTATTTCCACTTCGTCGACGCAGTGCAGCGCCTGGGCGTCACCATCCCCATTGTTGCCGGAGTCATGCCCATCTCCAACTTTGACCAGTTGCGCCATTTCTCCGAACAATGCGGCGCCGAAATACCTCGCTGGATTACAAAAAAAATGCAGGCTTACGGCGACGACACCAAATCGATACGCGCGTTCGGTGCCGACGTCGTGACCGCACTATGTGAGCGGCTAATCGCTGGCGGCGCACCGGGGCTGCACTTCTACACGCTCAACCTAGCCAAACCAAGCACCCAAGTGCTGCAACGCTTAGGCTATTGA
- a CDS encoding SIMPL domain-containing protein, translating to MRIALPPVLIALSLFTGLATRAHAHDSSSCNLPNDATLLSISTEGESKRTPDTANLSASVFTKDPSSNAAMSQNAERMSRVMAGIKAAGIPNNDVQTSSISLYPQYVYQEKLGQKLTGYQASNTINIKVRDLTKLGKIIDILTTNGVSQLNGPSFEIDQIESAYDEARLSALQKAQAQAKSYADRLGLKVRRVIDISESRGGDSRPMKVMFTRAMKDNTETPISLGENSIGVSLNIKFELGK from the coding sequence ATGCGTATTGCATTACCACCAGTACTAATTGCCCTGTCCCTGTTCACGGGATTGGCCACAAGAGCCCATGCTCACGACTCTTCCAGCTGCAACCTGCCCAACGATGCAACCTTACTCAGCATTTCCACAGAAGGAGAGAGCAAGCGCACCCCGGACACCGCCAACCTATCGGCAAGCGTGTTCACCAAGGACCCCAGCAGCAACGCCGCCATGAGCCAAAACGCCGAGCGAATGAGCCGGGTGATGGCCGGCATCAAGGCTGCAGGCATCCCCAATAATGATGTGCAAACCAGCAGCATTTCGCTTTACCCGCAATACGTCTATCAAGAAAAGCTTGGCCAAAAACTCACCGGTTACCAAGCCAGCAATACCATCAACATCAAGGTACGTGACCTTACCAAGCTCGGTAAAATTATCGACATTTTGACAACCAACGGCGTCAGCCAACTCAATGGCCCAAGCTTTGAGATCGACCAGATTGAATCGGCCTACGACGAAGCGCGCCTCTCCGCATTACAAAAAGCCCAAGCACAAGCCAAGTCCTATGCTGACCGTCTGGGCCTTAAGGTACGCCGAGTAATTGATATCTCCGAGAGCCGCGGCGGCGACTCACGTCCAATGAAAGTGATGTTCACCCGCGCAATGAAAGACAATACAGAAACCCCAATCTCCCTTGGTGAAAACAGCATCGGCGTTTCACTCAATATCAAATTTGAATTAGGGAAATAG
- a CDS encoding Maf-like protein — protein sequence MLYLASRSLCRRQLLQRLDIPFQVIDLEIPEVRREDELPQDYVRRVAQEKAQVGLARVGDAFAPKVLGADTEVVLDGRVFGKPVDLAEAATMLAALSGRTHQVMTAVSLVAAGGVAAQVLVVSEVSFALLSQGQIARYVDSGEPMGKAGAYAIQGRGECFVSRLVGSYSGVMGLPLQQTAQLLATFEES from the coding sequence ATGCTCTATCTCGCCTCCCGTTCGCTGTGCCGTCGGCAATTATTGCAACGCTTGGATATTCCATTCCAAGTCATTGATCTAGAGATTCCTGAGGTGCGTAGGGAGGACGAACTTCCCCAGGATTATGTGCGCCGTGTGGCGCAAGAGAAGGCGCAGGTGGGGTTGGCAAGGGTGGGGGATGCGTTTGCGCCGAAGGTGTTGGGTGCGGATACCGAGGTGGTGTTGGATGGCCGCGTCTTCGGTAAGCCGGTCGATTTGGCTGAAGCGGCAACGATGTTGGCCGCTTTATCTGGGCGTACTCATCAGGTGATGACGGCGGTGTCGTTGGTGGCGGCTGGAGGTGTGGCAGCGCAGGTATTGGTGGTTTCGGAGGTGAGTTTTGCGTTGTTGAGTCAGGGACAGATCGCGCGTTACGTGGACAGTGGTGAGCCGATGGGGAAGGCTGGTGCATATGCTATCCAAGGACGAGGGGAGTGTTTCGTCAGCCGTTTGGTCGGTAGTTATTCTGGGGTGATGGGGTTACCGCTACAGCAAACCGCTCAGTTGCTGGCTACGTTCGAGGAGAGTTAG